GAAGATTCCAGCTTCCTTGGCTGCGTCTGCGTCTGTTGTGTCGTACAGTCTCTCGTCAGCGTCGGCGAGATATGCCTTATAGGAAAGGCGAACGAGCTTCTTTGCGTCTGCCATGATGTTCACCGTGATTGGTATTAACTACCTGCGCCGATAGCGTCGCCTATTAAATAAGTATCGTATAAGGAAAACATCCGCTATGGACATGCTGGATGCTCCCGATGCTTTATCAATAACAATATTGGATTCTGTGCAAAGCCATATAAACAAGGTGTCTATACCATGCAATACTACCTGCCGCCTTTGCATAGCCCGGTAGTGCGGCTGACTTGTAATCAGCAGGTCCTGAGTTCGAATCTCAGAGGCGGCTCCACTTTCTTCAAATCCATCTGGGAACAGCTGGAGCCATCAAAAAAAAAAGACCCCGGAGGACCGGGGAATTGGTTTTACCTCTCTCTGATGATCGTCACGGGGCATGATGCATGAATCATGACCTTCTCGGCAATACTTCCGTTCAGGATCTTCTTCAGTCCAGAGCGTCCATCCGTACCCATGATGACCAGGTCATACATTCCGGATTTGGAGATGATCGTATCGGCAGCATCTCCGGTAGCGATCTCGGTCGCGACATTGACGCCTGCAGCTGAACATTTATCTGCAACTTCCTTTACCACGGACTCTGCATCATAATCGCCGTGCTTGACAGAGAATACTGTCAGCCTTCCATTGATGCGCTTGACGGTCTCGATTGCGATATCGATGGCTGCAGCGTGCGTTCCAGAGACGGGAAGAAGAACTTCCTCGATCCTCTTGGATCCTGATTTCAATGTCAGCACGGGGCAGTACGCACCCTCGATGACTTTTCTCGCAGTTCCTCCGACACGGCCGTATCCAGAACTCTTTCCGGTGACTCCCATGATCAACATATCGACTTCTTTGGAGAGCTCGATTAGGATCTCTTCTGGAACGCCCTCGATGAGCTTGGTATCAACCTCCAGACCGGCCTGCCTTGCTACATGGGCTGCATTCTCGAGGAACATGTTACCTTCAGTCTTCATCCTGAATGAGATCATCGCCCCACCATCGATGTTACCGAATCTGTTGTACTCTGTGACATCAACAACATAGACAAAGGTTATGTGAGAGGCGAAAGTGCCTGCAGAATGAACTGCCAAATCGACTGCCACCTCTGAAAGGGGGCTACCATCGATGGGGACCAATACGTTTTCGAATTTCATCAGTTGACACCCCTGATAATCGATATCAGAACGTATATCGGATTGCGTTGCTACGCTTTTATACGTTGTTAAAACTGGATACATAATAGGTAACAGTTGATTCCAATAGATGCTACCTCATCGTAGAAATACTGAAACGGATATGTTTCCAGCATGAATGGCATCTTTACCTCTGGGAGGGCCTGAGATGGGTTGCAGCGGAGGATCCTGTTCCTCGTGTTCCTCATGCTCTACCGGTGACGGCAGGGACGACAACGAATTGCCGCCAGGCATGTTGGATAGGTACAGCCTTGACCAATCCGTAGCTGATGGCGCCCTTGTCTGGCTTGAGGTCTATCACTGCCCCGACGGGGCCAGGATATCGGATGCCAGCATGCAGGTACTCGACGAGGTATGCAGAATAAACAAGGGACGCACCTTCGCAGTGCTGTTCGGTGGGCCGGAACTGAAATCGTTGTATCCGAAGATCTTCGGTTGCGGTGTGGGAAGCATTTACCACGTCAGAGACAAGGACTCTGAATGCTACGACTCCAACGTCTACTCCATTACCCTCTGCGACATAATCGACCGCGTTTCGCCTGCGGTCGTTGCTATGGCAGCCACGGAAAGGGGTGACCAGCTGGGGCAGAAGATCTCTTCGATGCTGGGCGTGGACCTCAACGCTGGGTGCGCCAAGATTATGATGGACGGCAGGGCCTTGACCACCGAGCCGGCACCGCTCAACCAGTTCATGATCTCCAGAAGGAACAAGTTCCCTCAGGTTGCTACGATCAAGATTGATTCTTATCCTACGCCCGAACCGAAGGATGGTCAGGGTACAGCCATATATTGGCAGACCTGGAAGGATCATTCCTAAAAAAAAGGGGACCGTGCCCGAAGGCACGTAAATGATTGTTATCAGAACCTACTTCCGATCTCGCCAGCCTTGGCAAGGATCTCGGGGTTCTGCTCAGCTGCATGCGGAGGGTTTGCGTCTACCATTGTCACGTTGCCGATGGGTTCGAACTTGAAGTATGACACCATGCGTCCTGTGATCTGGTTGGCCAGGTCCTCTGCTCCAGAGGATCCTGCGGTAACAATTACTGCAAGCTTCTTGGGTGTGATGTTGGGGTTGAAGGATCCGTCGATGAAACTGAAGAACCTGTCCTCCAGAAGCCTGTACTGTCCTGTGGGCTGTCCGAAGTAGACGGCTGTCGAAAGGATGACTCCGTCAGCTTCCCTGATGGCGTCGAGAACGGGGGTAAGCTCATCCTTGAGAACGCACTTTCCTGCCTTCTTGCATCCCATACATGCGATGCATCCCCTTCTGTCCTTGAGCGACGCAACGTTGAAGACCTGGACATCGTGTCCCTTTCCCTTCGCTGCATCGACCATGGCATTGAGGATTGTCTCGGAGTTGGCTCCTTTCCTGGGGCTCGAAACCACTGCTACGATCTTTGACATAATGTAACCTCGTCCTTTTGAGAACATGGAGGTATTTAGTTTTCCCTTTATGACTGGCCCACATTGACCTTGGATTTAATCATCTCAGGCACGTCTCCGAACATCGCGACCTTGTCGCCCACACATGCGAGGCATCCTTTGACGCCTTCGATGGAACCAATGGTTTCTAGCGATTCCGCCAGAGACGTTTCGTCCTTAACGAGGTTGCCCAGTGCCGTTGCACAGCAATCCGCCAAGATGACATCGTCCGAGAATACGGTGCACACATTGGAGTTCCCAAGGGAGACCGACGGCCCGATCTTTGCGGATGAGGAGCATATGCCTGTTATCCCCTCGGATGATATGTTGAAAGCCACATCCTTGAGCACAGGGTGGTCGGCGAAGAGTCCTATGGGTACGGTCCTGTCCGAAAGGAATGCTATATCGCCTCCATTCTCGACAATGGCCTCGGAAGCCCCAGCGTCCCTCATCATCTCGACAGCATGAACAGCTACAGCACCGGCAACTCCGGCGAACGGCCCCACGCCCGAGAGAACGGATGCGGAAGACATCCTCCTTATCAGCTCATCATCCCCGGGATCGACTGGATAGGGGTCGTAGGTAAGCTGGAAGAAAGGATCGGCCGCGACCTTCGATTCAATGATCGACCTCGCCTCGAATATGGCATCCTTGGCGACCTTGACGGATTCTTGTTCACAGACGATTGTGACGATCGTCTCCTTGTACCGGAATGTTGTCCTCATATGTGGAGGCTCAGAGCGTGGACGGAACAGGCGTTGATGCAGGATCCGCAGGAGATGCACTTGCTGTTATCGATCTTGAGCTCCCAGGTGATAGGGTCCAATTCGAAACACATGACCGGGCAGATGGAGACGCATGCGCCGCAGCTCCAGCATTTGTCCTCGTCACGGGAGATGCGCTTTGCCATCTCGCTGATGGTGAAGCCTTCATCCCTGAGCCTGTTCTCTGCTGCCTTGAGCTTCGATTCGTCCCCCTCAAGGGCCAGGATCATGACTCCGCTTCCGTCTCCGTCGATCTCGGCCTTCAGGACGTTCGGCTTGAGGTCGAACTCCGTGACTAGAATGTAAGCGACGGACTGCTGGACGTTGGTGTCGTCGAACTCGATCTTGTACTTCTTATCCATTTCAGCACCCCCTCTCCTGTAGTTTCTTGAGCTTCACATCCGTTGGGAACGAAAGACAGGGCTGGTTGAGCAGGAACTCGCCGTGCTCTATCCAATCCTTCAGCTTCGCCGCCACCTCCTTCGCGCCGGCGTAGGAGGACATGGATGATGTCCTGATGGTCTTGCCCTCGTACTCCACCTTGCCCGACCTGAGCTGTGCGTAGCTGTATCTGGCCATGGGCGGCCTGTCGATGGGCTGGCTGTAGTCCACCATGTCCGCGAAGATCATGTCGTCGGATATGGCGCAACGCTCGATGATGCCTTTGTTGAGGATTGGTATCGGTACACCGATACCGACTGCCATGGAGACTCCGTATCCGGTAATGTCCAGTCCGCGGACGTACTTGGAGTCCATCTGCTTCATGTCGCCGATCAGAGCAAGCGTCCTGGAACCTGCGATCGGAACTCCGTTGACCTCCTCGACATTGGTCTTGAACTGTGTTCCGGGCCAGGCCACGTATCCCTCTCCTCCCCCTAGGAAGATCCTCGTTCCCATTCCGATGGTCTCCAGATGGGGATCGTTCAGCAACGGGGACAGCTGTCCGGCGGAACTGTAGGAAGCGTTCTTCATCTTGGGAAGAAGCTTTCCCATATAGGTGTAAATGGTCTTGTCCGAAGTGTTGGTTGCCACCCCGTAGTTCTGATAACAGTTGCGGGGATTGTACAGGTATGCGTCGTTGATGTCATCGAGGGTGATGTAGGTATCGATATCCTTCCTCACATAGCAGTCGGTTCCAGGTCCCCACGCATGGAGATGGATCTTCTTACCTGCGATGAGGTCCTCGATGACGTGAGCTCCTCCGTACCCTCCGGCGGCTCCCGGTACCGTGGCTGTGGCACCGATGAACGTGTCCACTGCGGCCAGACCTCCGTCCACCTGGACGTCGTTGAGTCTTATCTCTGCCATGCGTATGGGCGGGGTTGCATGTCCGAAGTTGAGAAATGCTCCGGATGAACACATGGCGCCGAAGGTTCCGGTGGTTACAACATCTACCTCTTCAGCTGCCTTCTCGGATCCTTTCTTCCTAACGAGGTCGATGACCTCCTCTGCGGTGTAGACCACCGCCTTGCCGGAACGGATCTTCTCGTTAATCTGCTCATACGTCTTGGACATACGCTCACCTGTTACGGAAGTGTGTATCGCTGGACGTTATTATAATATTTTAGAACACAAGCCAAGCTATAAACGGTCCTTGCCCATTCCAGAGCGCATGAAGATCTACGAGGCCTACAGGATGGGCGTCGAAGCCGGGATGAAGAGGGACCTGCGTCCTCGGGAAGAAGTTCAGAGGATCCTTTCGGACGCCAGAGAATGCTATGGGTCCATGTCCGACGGCTTCAAGGAGCTGTTCGACCAGGAAAGGCTGTGGAATCCCTATGCGGATTCAAGGTTCTCGGTCGGTGCCGAGAAGGCCAAGGAACTGGATGCCGAACGCTTCATGTGGGGAATCGACATAACTCCTTCCGAGATACTCCTAGCAGACAGGCTCAGGGA
The nucleotide sequence above comes from Methanomassiliicoccales archaeon LGM-RCC1. Encoded proteins:
- a CDS encoding UPF0280 family protein, translated to MRTTFRYKETIVTIVCEQESVKVAKDAIFEARSIIESKVAADPFFQLTYDPYPVDPGDDELIRRMSSASVLSGVGPFAGVAGAVAVHAVEMMRDAGASEAIVENGGDIAFLSDRTVPIGLFADHPVLKDVAFNISSEGITGICSSSAKIGPSVSLGNSNVCTVFSDDVILADCCATALGNLVKDETSLAESLETIGSIEGVKGCLACVGDKVAMFGDVPEMIKSKVNVGQS
- a CDS encoding homocysteine biosynthesis protein, which produces MSKTYEQINEKIRSGKAVVYTAEEVIDLVRKKGSEKAAEEVDVVTTGTFGAMCSSGAFLNFGHATPPIRMAEIRLNDVQVDGGLAAVDTFIGATATVPGAAGGYGGAHVIEDLIAGKKIHLHAWGPGTDCYVRKDIDTYITLDDINDAYLYNPRNCYQNYGVATNTSDKTIYTYMGKLLPKMKNASYSSAGQLSPLLNDPHLETIGMGTRIFLGGGEGYVAWPGTQFKTNVEEVNGVPIAGSRTLALIGDMKQMDSKYVRGLDITGYGVSMAVGIGVPIPILNKGIIERCAISDDMIFADMVDYSQPIDRPPMARYSYAQLRSGKVEYEGKTIRTSSMSSYAGAKEVAAKLKDWIEHGEFLLNQPCLSFPTDVKLKKLQERGC
- a CDS encoding 4Fe-4S binding protein; amino-acid sequence: MDKKYKIEFDDTNVQQSVAYILVTEFDLKPNVLKAEIDGDGSGVMILALEGDESKLKAAENRLRDEGFTISEMAKRISRDEDKCWSCGACVSICPVMCFELDPITWELKIDNSKCISCGSCINACSVHALSLHI
- a CDS encoding universal stress protein; translation: MKFENVLVPIDGSPLSEVAVDLAVHSAGTFASHITFVYVVDVTEYNRFGNIDGGAMISFRMKTEGNMFLENAAHVARQAGLEVDTKLIEGVPEEILIELSKEVDMLIMGVTGKSSGYGRVGGTARKVIEGAYCPVLTLKSGSKRIEEVLLPVSGTHAAAIDIAIETVKRINGRLTVFSVKHGDYDAESVVKEVADKCSAAGVNVATEIATGDAADTIISKSGMYDLVIMGTDGRSGLKKILNGSIAEKVMIHASCPVTIIRER
- a CDS encoding flavodoxin family protein; translated protein: MSKIVAVVSSPRKGANSETILNAMVDAAKGKGHDVQVFNVASLKDRRGCIACMGCKKAGKCVLKDELTPVLDAIREADGVILSTAVYFGQPTGQYRLLEDRFFSFIDGSFNPNITPKKLAVIVTAGSSGAEDLANQITGRMVSYFKFEPIGNVTMVDANPPHAAEQNPEILAKAGEIGSRF